One window from the genome of Gemmatimonadaceae bacterium encodes:
- a CDS encoding DUF512 domain-containing protein, whose translation MSKVRAGSIAEELEIVPGTELLSVNGRELRDFLDWEFLAADDELVLEARLPNGEEIVYEIERPEGEAIGVELVPPTVRRCANRCEFCFIEGLPPGLRKNLYVRDDDYRLSFAYGNFATLSNVKERDIERILEYRLSPLYVSVHATPWEARKVLLNNPRVPDIAAQLTRLAGGGIQFHCQMVIVPGLNDGDVLEQSLRDLWTLGDAVLSVAIVPVGLTQFSHLYTGTPMDAARAAGLLDIATRWSKRAERERGETWVFGSDELYLLAEQPLPPASHYGDFAQIENGVGSVTALRGRVRAGLTSLPRLSSKRIGVVTGVSMAPLMPELLELLAVATGAHFELIRVENSLFGPTTTTAGLLVGADMRRALTNRYDLDLALIPAESINDDGVFLDEQSFIEVRESLPMPLYPSYDFIDVLAGESDVEHARAPGGDAAA comes from the coding sequence GTGAGCAAAGTACGAGCGGGAAGCATCGCGGAAGAGCTCGAGATCGTTCCCGGAACCGAACTGTTGTCCGTGAATGGCCGCGAGCTTCGAGACTTCCTCGATTGGGAGTTTCTCGCGGCCGACGACGAGCTCGTCCTCGAAGCGCGTCTCCCGAACGGAGAAGAGATCGTCTACGAGATCGAGCGCCCTGAAGGCGAGGCGATTGGCGTCGAGCTCGTGCCGCCGACCGTGCGTCGCTGCGCAAACCGGTGTGAGTTCTGCTTCATCGAAGGATTGCCCCCGGGTCTGCGTAAGAATCTCTACGTGCGCGACGACGACTATCGACTGTCTTTCGCGTACGGCAACTTCGCGACACTCTCGAATGTGAAAGAGCGCGACATCGAGCGCATCCTCGAGTATCGCCTCTCGCCGCTGTATGTGTCCGTGCATGCGACGCCCTGGGAAGCGCGGAAGGTATTGCTCAACAATCCACGCGTCCCTGACATCGCGGCGCAGCTGACGCGACTGGCTGGCGGCGGCATTCAGTTCCATTGTCAGATGGTGATCGTCCCCGGGCTCAACGATGGCGACGTCCTCGAGCAGTCGTTGCGCGACCTGTGGACGCTCGGCGACGCAGTCCTCTCTGTCGCGATCGTTCCCGTCGGCCTGACGCAGTTCTCGCATCTCTACACGGGAACGCCGATGGACGCAGCTCGCGCCGCGGGTTTGCTCGACATCGCCACGCGCTGGTCGAAGCGCGCAGAGCGCGAGCGCGGCGAGACGTGGGTCTTTGGTTCCGACGAGCTCTATTTGCTCGCGGAGCAACCGCTGCCGCCGGCGTCGCACTATGGTGATTTCGCCCAGATCGAGAACGGGGTCGGATCCGTCACCGCGCTGCGCGGGCGCGTGCGCGCAGGCCTAACGAGCCTGCCGCGCCTATCGAGCAAGCGCATCGGTGTGGTCACCGGAGTATCGATGGCCCCCCTCATGCCGGAACTCCTCGAGCTGCTTGCTGTAGCGACCGGGGCTCACTTCGAGCTGATTCGCGTCGAGAACTCGCTCTTCGGTCCCACAACGACGACCGCTGGGCTGCTCGTCGGCGCCGACATGCGGCGCGCACTGACGAATCGCTACGACCTGGATCTCGCGCTCATTCCCGCCGAATCGATCAACGATGACGGCGTGTTCCTCGATGAACAATCGTTCATCGAGGTCCGCGAATCGTTGCCGATGCCTTTGTATCCTTCGTATGACTTCATCGATGTGCTCGCGGGCGAGAGCGATGTCGAGCACGCGCGCGCTCCCGGCGGTGACGCAGCCGCATGA
- the der gene encoding ribosome biogenesis GTPase Der, producing the protein MKDAGIPVVALLGRPNVGKSALFNRIVGHETAIVSEEAGTTRDRHFARADWSGRAFWLVDTGGVAADPQRPMDIEIRRQVEQAVGEADLLLFVVDAIAGVHPSDAHVADMLRASGKPWLLVANKVDKPRSTDFYEFYSLGVGDPIPVSANNGMGSGDLLDEVVQHLPPVAVEEESALRVAVVGRPNVGKSSFVNRLLGETRLVVSEIAGTTRDAIDTPMRYHGRELVFIDTAGLRRQSRIEDGIEFYSALRTRRAIERAEICLLLVEPTEGQIQNQDLKIAALAWEAGRGLIVVVNKWDLAERDDKAAARFEKKAREKAPYLNFVPFLFTSAKTGLRVTRVLDLIVAVDEERQKRIATSEVNERLGQLLSRLQPPQAAGREVRLNYATQVQTSPPTIAVFGNHPELVEEHYVRYLHNGFREAWGFTGNPLRVVMRRKAG; encoded by the coding sequence ATGAAAGACGCGGGTATTCCAGTCGTCGCCTTGCTCGGCCGACCGAACGTCGGAAAATCCGCGCTCTTCAATCGCATCGTCGGACACGAGACGGCGATCGTCTCCGAAGAGGCGGGAACGACGCGCGATCGCCACTTTGCGCGCGCGGACTGGAGTGGCCGCGCCTTCTGGCTGGTCGATACGGGCGGCGTTGCCGCCGACCCGCAGCGGCCGATGGATATCGAGATCCGGCGGCAAGTCGAACAGGCAGTCGGCGAGGCGGATCTGCTGCTCTTTGTCGTTGATGCCATCGCTGGTGTCCATCCAAGCGATGCGCATGTCGCGGACATGCTGCGCGCATCGGGAAAGCCCTGGTTGCTCGTCGCGAACAAAGTCGACAAGCCGCGCAGCACGGACTTCTACGAGTTCTACTCGCTTGGCGTCGGCGATCCAATTCCGGTCTCCGCCAACAATGGCATGGGTTCGGGCGATCTGCTCGACGAAGTCGTGCAGCATCTGCCTCCGGTTGCGGTGGAGGAGGAATCCGCGCTGCGCGTCGCTGTGGTAGGGCGTCCCAACGTTGGCAAGTCGTCATTCGTGAATCGGCTGCTTGGCGAGACGCGACTCGTCGTGTCCGAGATTGCTGGCACGACGCGTGACGCGATCGATACGCCGATGCGCTACCACGGACGTGAGCTCGTGTTCATCGATACCGCGGGCCTTCGCCGGCAAAGCCGCATCGAAGACGGAATAGAGTTTTATTCCGCGCTTCGTACACGACGGGCGATCGAGCGTGCAGAGATCTGCTTGCTGCTCGTCGAGCCCACCGAGGGGCAGATCCAGAATCAGGATCTCAAGATCGCCGCACTGGCGTGGGAAGCGGGACGTGGGCTGATCGTCGTCGTCAACAAATGGGATCTCGCGGAGCGCGACGACAAGGCCGCGGCGCGCTTCGAGAAGAAGGCGCGCGAGAAGGCTCCGTATCTGAACTTCGTTCCGTTCCTCTTTACCTCAGCGAAAACGGGCTTGCGAGTGACGCGCGTTCTCGATCTCATTGTCGCGGTCGATGAGGAACGGCAAAAGCGCATTGCCACATCGGAAGTCAATGAACGATTGGGTCAGCTGTTATCGCGGCTGCAGCCGCCGCAGGCCGCCGGGCGTGAAGTGAGGCTGAACTACGCAACGCAGGTGCAAACGTCGCCGCCAACGATCGCCGTATTCGGGAATCATCCGGAGCTCGTGGAGGAGCACTACGTGCGCTATCTGCATAACGGGTTTCGCGAAGCATGGGGATTTACGGGTAACCCGCTGCGAGTCGTGATGCGGCGAAAAGCGGGATAG
- the plsY gene encoding glycerol-3-phosphate 1-O-acyltransferase PlsY — protein MHPALAIAIAYVAGSIPSAYIAGKARGVDLRKHGSGNLGATNVIRVLGTKIGLVVFAFDVAKGAIPVLLLPRYTVSSYPPIWIAIACGVAAILGHTRPLFLLFKRGGKGVATAAGVFLALAPIQTLLVLIVFAVVLLTSGYVSLGSLISASLLPVLIGVTVGPTSPLFAISVLVALFVYWTHRGNIGRLRRGEEHRFGKPGTQPSRRMAAALAIGLVVVLAVLVAARFAT, from the coding sequence ATGCATCCGGCACTCGCCATCGCGATCGCGTACGTCGCCGGCTCGATTCCTTCGGCATATATCGCTGGGAAGGCACGCGGCGTCGATCTTCGAAAACACGGCTCGGGCAACCTCGGCGCGACCAATGTCATTCGCGTGCTCGGCACGAAGATCGGGCTGGTCGTGTTCGCGTTCGATGTCGCGAAGGGTGCGATACCAGTATTGCTCTTGCCGCGGTACACGGTCTCCAGCTATCCGCCAATCTGGATCGCGATCGCGTGCGGCGTCGCAGCGATTCTCGGCCACACGCGGCCGTTGTTCCTGCTCTTCAAGCGCGGCGGGAAAGGCGTCGCCACCGCGGCCGGTGTCTTCCTCGCGCTCGCACCGATACAGACGCTGCTCGTTTTGATCGTGTTCGCCGTCGTGCTCCTAACGAGTGGATACGTGTCGCTCGGATCGCTCATCAGTGCGTCGCTGCTTCCCGTGCTCATCGGTGTGACGGTCGGTCCGACGTCGCCGCTGTTTGCGATCAGCGTCCTCGTTGCGTTGTTCGTGTACTGGACGCATCGCGGAAATATCGGGCGACTCCGACGAGGCGAAGAGCATCGCTTCGGCAAGCCAGGCACTCAGCCATCGCGTCGCATGGCGGCGGCGCTGGCGATTGGTCTCGTTGTCGTCCTCGCGGTGCTCGTGGCCGCGCGATTCGCAACGTGA
- a CDS encoding NAD(P)H-dependent glycerol-3-phosphate dehydrogenase: protein MTRCAVIGAGAWGTALADLMAVAGHEVRLWAYEADVVQSINERHENTRFLAGARLAPELVATNDQSVALEEARLVLYATPSNHLRGIARSAASCIHRDAIVTVASKGIELGTMALMTDIIVAEVPRHAVVALSGPSFAAEVAARQPTAVVAASVSADAALFVQEAMSGGSFRVYTHDDVVGVELGGALKNVMAVATGILEGVGLGFNSRAALITRGLAEMTRLGMSLGAQPATFAGLAGIGDLVLTCTGSLSRNRALGVELGRGKTLEEARAGKETVAEGVVTCASTIELAAREGVEMPIAEMVYRILFDHHSAKLAAQELMARELRAEQDV from the coding sequence GTGACGCGTTGCGCGGTGATCGGGGCGGGTGCATGGGGGACTGCGCTCGCTGATCTGATGGCCGTGGCCGGCCACGAGGTTCGGCTCTGGGCATACGAAGCCGATGTCGTGCAATCAATCAACGAGCGGCATGAGAACACCCGCTTTCTCGCTGGTGCACGATTGGCGCCCGAGCTGGTCGCGACCAATGACCAGTCTGTAGCTCTCGAGGAAGCGCGACTCGTCTTGTACGCTACGCCGTCGAACCATCTGCGCGGAATCGCGCGGTCGGCGGCGTCGTGCATTCATCGCGATGCGATCGTCACCGTTGCGTCCAAGGGAATCGAGCTGGGCACGATGGCGTTGATGACGGACATCATTGTCGCCGAGGTGCCTCGCCACGCAGTCGTCGCGTTATCGGGGCCTAGTTTTGCGGCTGAAGTGGCGGCGCGGCAGCCGACCGCCGTTGTTGCGGCCTCGGTTTCGGCCGATGCCGCTTTGTTCGTTCAGGAAGCGATGAGTGGCGGCAGCTTCCGTGTCTACACACACGACGACGTCGTTGGCGTGGAGCTTGGAGGCGCCCTCAAGAACGTGATGGCGGTCGCCACGGGAATCCTCGAGGGCGTTGGCCTCGGCTTCAATTCGCGCGCCGCCCTGATCACCCGGGGTCTCGCCGAGATGACGCGGCTAGGTATGTCGCTGGGGGCGCAGCCGGCGACGTTCGCCGGCCTCGCTGGTATCGGCGACCTAGTGCTGACGTGCACCGGCTCCTTGAGTCGCAATCGCGCGTTAGGCGTCGAGCTCGGGCGCGGCAAGACGCTCGAGGAGGCGCGCGCCGGCAAGGAGACGGTCGCCGAGGGCGTCGTAACCTGCGCGAGCACGATCGAGCTCGCGGCGCGCGAGGGCGTCGAAATGCCGATCGCGGAGATGGTCTATCGAATTCTATTCGATCATCACTCGGCAAAACTCGCTGCCCAAGAGCTGATGGCGCGTGAGCTGCGCGCCGAGCAGGACGTATGA
- a CDS encoding MerR family transcriptional regulator, producing MSAGPDPIQEFFSIGEVCELTGLKAHVLRYWESQFRFLNPAKNRSGNRVYQRKEIELVLLVKHLLYAEKYTIDGARQKLNEHRKAGGLRRISRDALAVETLESIEQDLRDLLRQLESSSENGAR from the coding sequence ATGAGCGCCGGCCCGGATCCGATTCAGGAATTCTTCTCGATCGGCGAGGTCTGTGAGCTCACCGGTCTCAAGGCGCACGTGTTGCGCTACTGGGAGAGCCAGTTCCGTTTTCTGAATCCGGCGAAGAATCGGTCGGGCAACCGCGTGTATCAACGCAAGGAGATCGAGCTGGTTCTCCTCGTTAAGCATCTACTATACGCCGAGAAGTACACGATCGATGGGGCGCGCCAGAAGTTGAACGAGCATCGGAAGGCTGGGGGGCTGCGGCGGATCTCACGCGATGCGCTCGCCGTCGAGACACTCGAGTCGATCGAACAGGACCTTCGCGATCTCCTGCGACAGTTGGAGTCCTCGAGCGAGAATGGAGCGCGCTGA
- the surE gene encoding 5'/3'-nucleotidase SurE: MRLLLTNDDGILAHGLECLQEAAAPLGDVTIVAPDREQSATSHSLTLHHPIRPVRRGDTKWQVDGTPTDCVMLAVEALMPERPHYVLSGINHGQNMGEDVLYSGTVAAAMEGLALGIPSIAISFAGGDLRADVTHLRKQVRVLTDLLRHLTSLPAFPPNTLLNVNLPPVDGGAVKGVRLTRLGRRVYSNSITPMRDPWGREIYWIGGGHASWTGEEDSDFRAIEEGFISVTPLQLDLTHYNVLDAAATWWRDL, encoded by the coding sequence ATGCGGCTTCTGCTCACGAACGACGACGGCATCCTCGCGCATGGTCTCGAGTGCTTGCAGGAGGCAGCCGCGCCGCTGGGTGACGTCACCATCGTCGCCCCGGATCGAGAACAAAGCGCAACGAGCCATTCACTCACGCTCCACCATCCGATTCGGCCGGTTCGTCGCGGCGACACGAAGTGGCAAGTCGACGGCACGCCGACCGACTGTGTGATGCTCGCCGTCGAAGCCCTGATGCCTGAACGCCCGCATTATGTCCTGAGCGGAATCAACCACGGCCAGAACATGGGTGAGGACGTCCTCTACTCGGGCACCGTCGCCGCGGCGATGGAAGGTCTGGCGTTAGGCATACCGTCGATCGCGATCTCGTTCGCGGGCGGCGATCTTCGGGCGGATGTTACTCATCTGCGAAAACAGGTGCGGGTATTGACGGACCTGCTGCGCCACCTGACGTCGCTGCCGGCATTTCCACCCAACACGCTGCTCAATGTGAATCTACCGCCGGTCGATGGCGGTGCCGTGAAAGGCGTTCGATTGACGCGCCTTGGCCGGCGTGTGTATTCCAACTCGATCACGCCAATGCGTGATCCGTGGGGGCGCGAGATCTACTGGATTGGCGGAGGACACGCGAGTTGGACGGGCGAAGAAGACTCGGATTTTCGTGCGATCGAGGAAGGGTTCATTTCGGTAACGCCCCTGCAGCTCGATCTCACGCACTACAACGTTCTCGACGCGGCGGCGACATGGTGGCGCGACCTGTAG
- a CDS encoding protein-L-isoaspartate(D-aspartate) O-methyltransferase → MVARPVDQELRGARLRLVETLREKGIRDLAVLRAFEQTLRHQFLPTGLRHRAYDDSPLPIGNGQTISQPSIHARYLELLHLSGHEKVLEVGTGSGYQTVLLAHLVEQVFTIERIPALYQLAREAIQRAGVGNVSMLLGDGTLGWREYAPYNAILVSAGAPSVPEPLLTQIAEGGRMLVPVGTREDQQLVMYQRTNGQLQRKELGPVRFVPLVGHHGWDHRERR, encoded by the coding sequence ATGGTGGCGCGACCTGTAGATCAGGAATTGCGCGGTGCACGACTGCGGCTCGTCGAGACGCTGCGCGAGAAAGGGATTCGCGATCTCGCCGTACTTCGCGCGTTCGAGCAAACGCTACGTCATCAATTCCTTCCGACGGGCTTACGCCATCGCGCCTACGATGATAGTCCACTGCCGATCGGGAATGGACAGACCATCTCGCAGCCGTCCATTCATGCGCGATACCTCGAGCTTCTGCACCTCAGTGGACACGAGAAGGTCCTCGAGGTCGGCACGGGCTCTGGATATCAAACCGTGCTCCTTGCGCACCTTGTTGAGCAAGTGTTCACCATCGAGCGAATTCCAGCGTTGTACCAACTGGCGCGCGAGGCCATTCAACGCGCGGGCGTCGGTAACGTCTCGATGCTGCTCGGTGACGGGACGCTGGGGTGGCGCGAATACGCGCCCTACAATGCGATTCTCGTCAGCGCTGGCGCACCTTCGGTGCCTGAGCCGCTCCTCACGCAAATTGCCGAAGGCGGACGCATGCTCGTTCCCGTCGGTACGCGCGAAGACCAACAGCTCGTCATGTACCAGCGCACGAATGGTCAGCTGCAGCGAAAGGAGCTCGGGCCCGTCCGCTTCGTGCCGCTCGTCGGCCATCACGGATGGGACCACCGGGAGAGGCGTTGA
- a CDS encoding adenine phosphoribosyltransferase, translating into MTVVQSSAARELESRIRSAIRDIPDFPKPGVIFKDITPLLSDASLFRATTDAMARSFEPERVSHVVAIESRGFILGAPVAQYLGAGFIPVRKSGKLPAKTEAIEYALEYGTDRLEIHADACHWERRPRVLIVDDVLATGGTADATRRLIEGLGGDVLGFSFLVALSFLPGLERLKLSRLQALVTY; encoded by the coding sequence ATGACCGTCGTTCAAAGCAGTGCCGCGCGAGAGCTCGAGTCGCGCATCAGAAGCGCGATTAGAGACATCCCGGACTTCCCGAAGCCGGGTGTCATCTTTAAGGACATCACGCCGCTGCTGTCCGACGCGTCATTGTTCCGCGCAACCACGGACGCGATGGCGCGGTCGTTCGAACCTGAGCGCGTCTCGCACGTCGTTGCGATCGAGAGCCGCGGATTCATCCTTGGGGCTCCCGTCGCACAGTATCTCGGCGCCGGATTTATTCCCGTCCGGAAATCGGGGAAGTTGCCGGCGAAAACGGAAGCGATCGAGTACGCGCTTGAGTACGGCACTGACCGACTTGAGATTCATGCGGACGCGTGTCACTGGGAACGCCGTCCGCGAGTGCTTATCGTCGATGACGTCCTCGCGACTGGCGGAACAGCCGACGCGACGCGTCGCCTCATCGAAGGGCTTGGCGGTGACGTTTTGGGCTTCTCGTTCCTCGTCGCGCTCAGTTTCCTTCCAGGACTCGAGCGCCTAAAACTGAGCCGCCTGCAGGCCCTGGTGACTTACTGA
- a CDS encoding tetratricopeptide repeat protein has product MAGKPKSTTPEPTPAPSPVRANKLSDGLDVMEWVQVNSRLLGGAAAIVAIAAAGYWFYIRSQQIKTVNADRSLMQAEQSLQSGNTALASSDLQRVVTRYKGTGAGTEAALLLAQTDYNGGKYAEGIKVLQEISGHAGGSEAAVQSLMGDGHAQMGKNADAAKAYEKAADATIYDNEKAYYRAKAARSYAAAGSNADARRLWTQLSTDQKSQSVAAEARVRLAELDAKRAGKS; this is encoded by the coding sequence ATGGCTGGGAAGCCGAAATCGACGACTCCGGAGCCCACTCCAGCGCCCTCTCCAGTGCGCGCGAACAAGCTGAGCGACGGTCTCGACGTCATGGAGTGGGTTCAGGTCAACTCGAGGCTGCTTGGCGGCGCGGCGGCGATCGTCGCTATCGCTGCGGCGGGCTACTGGTTCTACATCCGGTCGCAGCAGATCAAGACGGTCAATGCGGACCGGAGCCTGATGCAAGCCGAGCAATCGCTGCAGTCTGGCAACACGGCGCTTGCTAGCAGCGACCTGCAGCGGGTCGTGACGCGATATAAGGGAACCGGCGCGGGCACAGAGGCGGCGCTGTTACTGGCGCAGACCGACTACAACGGTGGCAAGTACGCGGAAGGGATCAAAGTCCTTCAGGAGATCTCCGGCCATGCAGGCGGCAGCGAGGCCGCCGTTCAGAGCCTCATGGGAGATGGACACGCGCAGATGGGCAAGAATGCGGACGCCGCGAAGGCATACGAGAAGGCGGCGGACGCGACCATATACGACAACGAGAAGGCCTATTATCGAGCAAAGGCAGCGCGTTCGTACGCCGCGGCCGGCAGCAACGCGGATGCTCGGCGGCTGTGGACGCAGCTCTCGACAGATCAGAAATCTCAGTCTGTGGCGGCAGAGGCTCGGGTGCGATTGGCCGAGCTCGACGCAAAACGGGCGGGCAAGTCGTGA
- the dapF gene encoding diaminopimelate epimerase, translating into MIKKGRPFYKLTGSGNDFVFVDVRSEPAGLLEETPTIRAICARGSGVGADGIVFLRGNRSSIAIRYLNSDGTIAALCGNATLCGARLAVELGIVEQDSEFEISTDSGTVTARFRAGQPEIDLQPVTELEDCFDAALAAGESRLGFALVGVPHLVVLCGDVERMSVVERGRELRHHPTLRHGANVNFVSRGDDGWHIRTYERGVEVETLACGTGAVASGLLLAAWGEATDAVELKTRSGRSLHVRHHVIGDRYAASLSGEARIVFVGNIAEIFSATI; encoded by the coding sequence GTGATCAAGAAGGGACGTCCGTTTTATAAGCTGACCGGCTCGGGTAACGACTTCGTCTTCGTCGATGTGAGGAGCGAGCCGGCCGGGCTGCTCGAGGAAACGCCAACGATCCGTGCTATTTGCGCGCGCGGTTCCGGCGTCGGTGCGGACGGCATTGTCTTTCTTCGCGGCAACCGTTCCTCCATTGCGATCCGATACCTGAACAGCGACGGCACGATCGCGGCGCTCTGCGGGAACGCGACGCTGTGCGGCGCTCGGTTGGCCGTCGAACTCGGGATCGTTGAACAGGACTCCGAGTTCGAGATATCGACGGACTCTGGAACCGTCACCGCTCGTTTTCGAGCGGGTCAGCCCGAGATCGACCTTCAGCCTGTTACAGAACTCGAGGATTGCTTCGACGCGGCATTGGCGGCAGGCGAGAGTCGTCTGGGCTTCGCGCTGGTCGGCGTGCCGCATTTGGTGGTCCTGTGCGGAGACGTCGAGCGGATGTCGGTAGTCGAGCGGGGCCGCGAGCTGCGGCACCATCCAACGCTGCGCCACGGCGCGAACGTGAATTTCGTTTCGCGCGGCGACGATGGCTGGCACATCCGCACATACGAGCGCGGCGTCGAGGTTGAGACACTCGCTTGTGGGACTGGGGCAGTGGCCTCGGGTTTGTTGCTGGCCGCCTGGGGTGAGGCCACGGACGCAGTCGAGCTCAAGACCCGCTCAGGCCGATCGTTGCACGTCCGCCATCACGTGATTGGCGACCGATACGCCGCGTCCCTATCTGGCGAGGCGCGGATCGTCTTTGTGGGGAATATCGCAGAGATATTCAGCGCAACGATTTAG
- a CDS encoding polyprenol monophosphomannose synthase: MAERALVIVPTYNERENITRLVGAILEQDPRLEILVVDDGSPDGTGEVVGDLVQHETRLHIIKRPRKMGLGTAYIAGFNWALEQCYDFVFEMDADFSHDPAHLTQFLRAIEDADLVLGSRYRNGKVTVVNWPIKRLLLSYFANVYARIVTGLPVWDATGGFKCFRRRVLQAIDLTHVRSNGYAFQIEMSFRAWRKHFKIVEIPIVFVDRTEGQSKMSRSIVREAVWMVWRLRFWALRRIV; the protein is encoded by the coding sequence GTGGCCGAACGCGCGCTGGTCATCGTCCCGACATACAACGAGCGCGAGAACATCACGCGACTCGTCGGAGCCATTCTCGAACAGGATCCTCGCCTCGAGATCCTCGTCGTCGACGACGGATCACCGGATGGTACCGGCGAAGTCGTCGGGGATCTCGTGCAACATGAGACGCGGCTACATATCATCAAGCGGCCACGCAAGATGGGGCTTGGTACGGCATACATTGCTGGATTCAACTGGGCGCTCGAACAGTGCTACGATTTCGTGTTCGAGATGGACGCTGATTTCTCGCACGATCCCGCGCATTTGACGCAGTTTCTTCGGGCGATCGAGGACGCCGATCTCGTCCTCGGTTCGCGCTACCGGAATGGTAAAGTGACGGTTGTGAACTGGCCGATCAAACGCTTGCTGTTGAGTTACTTCGCCAACGTGTACGCTCGCATAGTCACCGGCTTACCTGTGTGGGATGCGACTGGCGGCTTCAAATGCTTTCGCCGAAGGGTGCTCCAGGCAATCGACCTCACGCACGTTCGGTCCAACGGCTATGCATTTCAGATCGAGATGAGCTTTCGCGCGTGGCGAAAGCACTTCAAGATCGTAGAGATACCAATCGTGTTCGTCGATCGTACCGAAGGGCAGAGTAAGATGTCACGGTCGATCGTGCGCGAGGCGGTCTGGATGGTCTGGCGGCTGCGGTTCTGGGCCCTGAGGCGGATCGTATGA
- a CDS encoding YncE family protein, which produces MRVASEQQSLSLVAAAALFSVAACSGSTEPRQNGTTHPGGVIAATIAVGQRPYGIGVAGTTAVVTQLDGAQIVRLDLAAARVVDSIHVGSVPTGITLFANGAAAAVTNQMDGNVQFVDLTGKQSTGVVNGPSTTFRVLASRDEKHVYATASSGSLGVISLPGHSVEASLTVGGAPNGLAQSPDGNMLYVSAMFGGITVVDTRSNTAVRSIQLSGTLQDIVVSPDGRELYVADESAGVIHVLNATTGSETTQISMGASVFGLMLTPDGKQLYASSPSAGVLWIVDRASRSKLSTLPIGGIPRRIAFDETGKRAVVSNESGFVTVIE; this is translated from the coding sequence ATGCGCGTAGCTAGTGAACAGCAATCCTTGTCACTCGTTGCTGCGGCTGCGCTCTTCTCCGTCGCTGCATGTAGCGGATCCACCGAGCCACGCCAAAACGGGACAACACACCCGGGTGGCGTGATCGCGGCCACCATCGCCGTGGGTCAAAGGCCCTACGGCATTGGCGTCGCCGGAACAACAGCCGTGGTCACCCAGCTCGACGGCGCGCAGATCGTTCGCCTTGACCTAGCCGCAGCGCGCGTCGTCGACTCCATTCACGTCGGCAGTGTTCCGACCGGTATCACGCTCTTCGCCAACGGCGCCGCTGCGGCGGTGACCAATCAGATGGACGGGAACGTGCAGTTCGTCGACCTCACGGGGAAGCAATCGACCGGAGTGGTGAACGGACCGTCGACCACGTTTCGGGTGCTCGCCTCGCGCGACGAAAAACACGTCTACGCGACGGCGTCGAGCGGCAGTCTCGGCGTGATCTCGTTGCCCGGCCACTCGGTAGAAGCGTCGCTAACCGTTGGCGGTGCGCCTAACGGTTTGGCGCAATCTCCCGACGGCAATATGCTCTATGTGTCAGCAATGTTCGGTGGCATCACCGTCGTCGATACACGGAGCAATACCGCAGTGCGCTCGATCCAGCTTTCGGGAACGCTGCAGGACATTGTGGTATCACCGGATGGACGAGAACTCTACGTAGCGGATGAATCTGCAGGCGTCATTCACGTCTTGAACGCCACAACCGGCAGCGAGACCACGCAGATCTCGATGGGCGCATCGGTGTTTGGTCTCATGCTCACGCCCGACGGCAAGCAGCTTTATGCATCGAGCCCTTCGGCGGGAGTGCTCTGGATTGTCGATCGGGCATCGCGAAGCAAGCTATCGACCCTGCCAATCGGTGGTATCCCGCGTCGCATAGCGTTCGACGAGACAGGAAAGCGCGCGGTGGTATCGAACGAGTCGGGATTCGTGACAGTTATCGAGTGA